In the genome of Croceimicrobium hydrocarbonivorans, one region contains:
- a CDS encoding MFS transporter, with product MSVASQNTSSGGGAEKPKLGLGSIINLSMGFMGIQMGFGLQNGNASRILANYGADVHHLSWFWIVAPLTGLIVQPIIGHMGDNTWGKLGRRKPYFLIGALLASLGLIFLPNSNIIAGEGMSAVDFMGISAILWIGIGFLALMDVSFNISMEPFRALVGDMLPKSQGTLGFSVQTILIGLGAILGSFLPYILSNWFGVSNTPEGGDVAMNVVWSFYIGAIILMGTILYTIITTKEYPPEDFARFQGIEDSEGLEKSPMSDIFKDAWKMPKRMRRLGLVQFFSWFALFTMWVFTTVAISQNAYEVEVDKEAYQLALNKLESLPIPADEKEAEDQAKLIESFKNIEANEGLYFVNSSQAGLFANSFFVSDQELEESALEALYSKPGNFASEIETKTSAELLRDSEILGYLLDESSFSFNQDLKTSLVYKRVKVQHELGGDWTGVLFGTYNAIATLFAFLITFIAARTSRKFVHIISLLAGGLGLISMLFIHDPTYLLIPMIGIGFAWASILTMPYALLIDSLPPAKMGVYMGIFNFFIVIPQIVNALVGGPIVHAFFNNYAIYYLAFGGVLFVIAALLTLRIKEPLFGEAEIIKLREEDALKKSTN from the coding sequence ATGAGTGTAGCAAGTCAAAATACTTCGAGCGGAGGAGGAGCTGAAAAGCCCAAATTAGGCCTGGGATCCATCATAAACCTCAGCATGGGTTTTATGGGAATCCAGATGGGCTTTGGTTTACAAAATGGTAATGCCAGCCGTATTCTGGCTAATTATGGTGCGGATGTTCACCATTTAAGTTGGTTTTGGATTGTAGCCCCTTTAACGGGATTAATCGTTCAGCCTATTATTGGGCATATGGGCGATAATACCTGGGGCAAATTAGGCCGACGTAAGCCCTATTTCCTCATCGGGGCCTTGCTTGCTTCCCTGGGATTAATCTTTTTACCCAATTCGAATATCATTGCCGGCGAAGGCATGTCGGCGGTTGACTTCATGGGCATTTCGGCCATCCTCTGGATTGGCATTGGCTTTTTAGCCTTAATGGATGTCTCCTTTAATATTTCGATGGAACCCTTTAGGGCCCTGGTGGGAGATATGCTCCCCAAAAGTCAGGGTACACTGGGCTTTAGCGTACAAACGATATTGATCGGATTGGGTGCCATTTTAGGTTCCTTCTTACCTTATATCCTCAGCAATTGGTTTGGCGTTTCTAATACCCCGGAGGGAGGTGATGTTGCCATGAATGTGGTCTGGTCTTTCTATATAGGTGCAATAATCCTGATGGGCACCATTCTGTACACCATCATCACTACCAAGGAATATCCTCCCGAGGATTTTGCACGCTTTCAAGGAATTGAAGACAGCGAAGGCCTTGAGAAATCACCGATGAGTGATATTTTTAAAGATGCCTGGAAAATGCCCAAGCGCATGCGCAGATTGGGTTTGGTGCAATTCTTCTCTTGGTTTGCTCTTTTCACAATGTGGGTATTTACCACCGTGGCTATTTCGCAAAACGCCTATGAGGTAGAAGTAGATAAAGAGGCCTATCAATTAGCGCTTAACAAACTAGAATCTCTGCCTATTCCCGCTGATGAAAAGGAGGCCGAGGATCAAGCTAAATTGATCGAAAGCTTTAAAAACATTGAAGCTAATGAGGGTCTTTACTTTGTCAACTCGAGCCAAGCTGGACTTTTCGCCAATAGCTTTTTTGTTTCGGATCAAGAACTTGAGGAAAGTGCTCTGGAAGCCTTATACAGCAAACCGGGAAATTTCGCTAGTGAAATAGAAACCAAAACTTCAGCAGAGCTTTTGCGAGATTCTGAAATCCTTGGCTATTTATTGGATGAAAGCTCATTCAGCTTTAATCAAGATTTAAAAACCAGTCTTGTTTATAAGCGAGTTAAGGTGCAACATGAATTAGGTGGTGACTGGACCGGAGTTCTTTTTGGAACTTACAATGCCATCGCAACCCTCTTTGCCTTTTTAATCACCTTTATCGCCGCCCGTACCAGCCGTAAATTTGTACATATCATTTCCTTATTGGCAGGTGGTTTGGGCTTGATTTCGATGCTCTTTATTCATGACCCCACTTATTTGCTGATCCCCATGATCGGAATCGGTTTTGCCTGGGCCAGTATTTTAACCATGCCTTATGCCCTACTCATCGATAGCCTACCTCCCGCCAAAATGGGAGTGTATATGGGTATCTTCAACTTCTTTATTGTAATCCCCCAAATTGTAAATGCCTTAGTTGGCGGACCTATCGTACACGCCTTCTTTAACAATTACGCGATTTACTATTTGGCCTTTGGTGGAGTACTATTTGTAATTGCCGCCTTGCTAACCCTACGTATTAAGGAACCCTTATTCGGGGAAGCGGAAATCATTAAACTCAGGGAAGAAGACGCCCTAAAGAAAAGTACCAACTAA
- a CDS encoding alpha-amylase family glycosyl hydrolase, protein MKTAQNHSFWIFLLSTLCFSLLGQSHFYPPHWFRGLQESQLEIMVYNPKGFGDSPKVELPSGLQASWHQLEGAAGSAHYLFIDLDLATFQGSAFDIRINGKKYQYQIKEASSHQPQPLNPADAIYLITADRFANGDPDNDHPKDMNEKKYGRENEFGRHGGDLQGVIDHLDYIQDLGYTATWTSPVMTNDEFKESYHGYAITDHYEVDPRLGNAETFRAYVDESHKRGMKVILDVVYNHSGSQHFLNLDPPDSAFFHYDMRKTRSNFRAVNRMDPHVSKADLKKFGEGWFDDHMPDINQQQPEFANYLIQNSLWWVLEYGLDAFRIDTYAYPDQDFMAELARRIKLERPSFFIFGEIWVHFPEVQSYFAGGNPFNKYNSQLDAVTDFQFRYALKESIDNHQSWTGGIAKLYYRLAADHMYKNPSNLITFMDNHDEPRIFGELHEDTAKMKVALGILYTMRGIPCTYYGTEILMKETKNHGVIREDFPGGFAGDAINKFEAQNLQGREADFNQYLRQLLKWRAQSSAITQGSFLHFVPENDVYVYFRIVEDETVMVVVNSNSKESRAVDLNRFREVWPVVGEAKDVMSGEIAPMDSLEMPAMSIRIFSRKP, encoded by the coding sequence ATGAAAACTGCTCAAAATCATAGTTTTTGGATTTTCTTATTGTCAACTTTGTGTTTTAGCCTCTTAGGCCAAAGCCATTTTTATCCTCCCCACTGGTTCCGTGGTTTGCAGGAAAGTCAACTAGAAATCATGGTCTATAACCCCAAGGGTTTTGGGGATTCGCCTAAGGTGGAGCTACCATCTGGCCTGCAAGCGAGTTGGCATCAATTAGAGGGAGCGGCTGGTAGTGCCCATTATCTCTTTATCGATTTAGACCTGGCCACTTTTCAAGGTTCCGCTTTCGATATCCGCATTAATGGCAAGAAGTACCAATATCAAATTAAGGAAGCCTCAAGTCATCAGCCCCAGCCTTTAAATCCTGCAGATGCCATTTATCTGATTACCGCCGATCGTTTCGCCAATGGTGATCCGGATAATGACCATCCTAAGGACATGAATGAAAAGAAGTATGGTCGGGAGAACGAATTTGGTCGCCATGGAGGTGATTTACAAGGGGTGATCGATCATCTTGATTACATTCAGGATTTAGGCTATACTGCCACCTGGACCTCGCCGGTAATGACTAATGATGAGTTCAAGGAGAGCTATCACGGTTATGCTATTACCGACCATTATGAGGTGGATCCTCGTTTAGGGAATGCTGAGACCTTTCGTGCCTATGTAGATGAATCCCATAAGCGGGGTATGAAGGTGATTTTAGATGTGGTGTACAATCACAGTGGTTCGCAACATTTCTTAAATCTCGATCCACCGGATTCGGCTTTCTTCCATTACGATATGCGTAAGACGCGCAGTAATTTCCGGGCCGTTAACCGGATGGATCCCCATGTATCTAAAGCCGACCTTAAGAAATTTGGCGAAGGTTGGTTTGACGATCATATGCCGGATATAAATCAGCAGCAGCCGGAGTTTGCCAATTACCTTATTCAAAATTCCCTCTGGTGGGTGCTGGAATATGGTTTGGATGCTTTCCGAATAGACACCTATGCTTATCCCGATCAGGATTTTATGGCGGAGCTGGCTAGAAGAATTAAGTTAGAGCGTCCCAGCTTTTTCATCTTCGGCGAAATTTGGGTGCATTTTCCAGAAGTGCAATCCTACTTCGCTGGTGGTAATCCCTTCAATAAATACAATTCGCAGTTAGATGCTGTCACCGATTTTCAGTTTCGCTATGCCTTAAAAGAAAGTATAGATAATCATCAAAGCTGGACCGGCGGTATCGCCAAGCTTTATTATCGTTTAGCGGCTGATCATATGTACAAGAACCCTTCGAACTTGATCACCTTTATGGATAATCATGATGAGCCGCGCATCTTTGGGGAGCTGCATGAAGATACGGCCAAGATGAAGGTAGCCCTGGGGATTTTATACACCATGCGTGGAATTCCGTGTACCTATTACGGCACCGAAATCTTGATGAAGGAAACCAAAAATCACGGAGTGATTCGCGAAGATTTTCCCGGTGGATTTGCTGGTGATGCCATCAATAAATTCGAAGCTCAGAACCTGCAAGGTAGAGAAGCCGATTTCAATCAGTATCTGCGACAATTATTAAAATGGCGTGCCCAAAGCTCAGCCATTACCCAGGGCTCCTTCTTGCATTTTGTGCCGGAGAACGACGTCTATGTTTACTTCCGAATTGTGGAAGATGAAACTGTGATGGTAGTGGTAAATAGTAATTCGAAGGAAAGCAGAGCGGTAGATCTCAATCGATTCCGTGAAGTGTGGCCAGTTGTAGGTGAAGCCAAGGATGTAATGAGCGGTGAAATAGCCCCGATGGATAGCTTGGAGATGCCGGCCATGTCGATCCGGATTTTCAGCCGTAAGCCTTAA
- a CDS encoding pullulanase X25 domain-containing protein, whose amino-acid sequence MKKIYTLALAMMMAGAAWAQRSVTFQVDMTGQTVSANGVHIAGDFQMAAGAASNWDPAATALSQVGATNIYEVTVNIPDGLYQYKFINGNAWGDDEGIPAAAQVSAGLGFDGGNSNRWVQVTGNETLAAVMYGGAAPAGMSAVSMVLDMSLEASIADTVSVAGDFQGWSPGTTLLHDILNDSMYRYIYYIPTTDTMNFKFLNGAAWGSDEGVPSACAVNNNRRLIIANDTVFGPLCYAQCGPCFIPDTFAITVQVDMSAALCDFDPATDSVDIAGPFNGWGATEFFMDDSDGDLIYDITLPNIPGPEFEYKARIRKTGISPNYEGGNNHIIALSSDTTLAVRCFGQASGACSPLPPPADVTFQVDMTNGPSSFVKVFLIGNFTTPSWQGGAIELTASTTQPGVFETTVTQLCPGRIAFKYMIEDGSGNQQEESFASASDTSCLEPSGTGDYNRFIVRTSSNAIVNSAPWEDCATVGIRENEVASLKVYPNPFSGSTTIELPEGNFEVKVYNLTGSLVEHMSNVEGKVEWNAAQLNSGIYIINVSNEAGFTATQKVVLK is encoded by the coding sequence ATGAAGAAAATTTACACGCTAGCGTTGGCCATGATGATGGCAGGTGCAGCCTGGGCTCAGCGAAGTGTTACTTTTCAAGTAGACATGACTGGGCAAACTGTGAGTGCCAATGGTGTTCATATTGCCGGTGATTTTCAAATGGCTGCCGGTGCCGCCAGTAACTGGGACCCTGCCGCCACTGCACTTTCGCAGGTTGGTGCTACCAACATTTACGAAGTAACTGTGAACATTCCTGACGGATTATACCAGTACAAATTCATTAACGGAAATGCCTGGGGTGATGACGAGGGTATTCCTGCAGCCGCTCAAGTAAGTGCCGGTTTAGGATTTGATGGTGGTAACAGCAACCGTTGGGTACAAGTAACTGGAAATGAAACCTTAGCCGCAGTGATGTACGGAGGAGCTGCTCCGGCTGGTATGTCGGCTGTTTCTATGGTATTAGATATGAGCTTAGAAGCCAGTATTGCTGATACAGTAAGTGTAGCCGGAGATTTCCAAGGCTGGAGCCCTGGCACCACTTTGCTACATGATATCCTAAACGATTCTATGTATCGTTATATCTACTACATTCCCACTACTGATACCATGAACTTCAAGTTCTTAAATGGTGCTGCCTGGGGTTCTGATGAAGGAGTTCCTTCTGCTTGTGCAGTGAATAATAACCGCCGATTGATCATTGCAAACGACACCGTTTTCGGTCCTCTTTGCTATGCTCAGTGTGGGCCTTGTTTTATTCCCGACACTTTTGCTATCACAGTTCAAGTGGATATGAGCGCAGCTCTTTGTGATTTTGACCCTGCTACCGACTCTGTAGATATCGCTGGTCCTTTCAATGGCTGGGGTGCCACTGAATTCTTTATGGATGATTCCGATGGTGACTTAATCTATGATATCACTCTTCCAAATATTCCTGGTCCAGAGTTCGAATACAAAGCCCGTATCAGAAAAACAGGTATATCACCAAACTACGAAGGTGGTAATAATCATATTATTGCACTCTCTAGTGATACCACTTTAGCGGTACGTTGTTTTGGTCAGGCCAGCGGAGCTTGTTCTCCTCTTCCTCCTCCTGCCGATGTAACTTTCCAGGTGGACATGACCAATGGACCTTCCAGTTTTGTTAAGGTATTCCTGATCGGTAACTTCACCACTCCATCATGGCAAGGTGGTGCTATCGAACTTACTGCTTCTACTACTCAGCCTGGTGTATTCGAAACTACTGTTACACAGTTATGCCCCGGTCGTATCGCCTTCAAATACATGATTGAAGACGGTAGTGGCAACCAACAAGAAGAAAGCTTCGCAAGTGCAAGTGACACCTCTTGTTTAGAGCCTAGCGGAACTGGTGACTATAACCGCTTCATTGTTCGCACCAGCAGCAATGCTATCGTAAACAGTGCTCCATGGGAAGACTGTGCTACCGTTGGCATCCGCGAGAACGAAGTTGCAAGCCTAAAAGTGTATCCTAACCCATTCTCCGGAAGCACTACCATCGAATTGCCAGAAGGTAACTTCGAAGTTAAAGTGTACAACTTAACCGGAAGTCTTGTTGAGCACATGAGCAATGTAGAAGGTAAAGTTGAGTGGAATGCCGCTCAATTGAATTCTGGTATCTACATTATTAATGTGAGCAACGAAGCAGGATTTACTGCTACTCAAAAAGTAGTATTGAAATAA
- a CDS encoding zinc ribbon domain-containing protein YjdM: protein MSDSQTCPECNSPYGYSTGDNLFACPECGHEWDPEALARENELTVIDSNGQQLQDGDDVVVIKNLPVKGSPKPIKAGTKVKNIRLVEGDHNIDCKITGFGAMALKSEFVKKA from the coding sequence ATGTCCGACTCCCAAACCTGTCCCGAATGCAATTCTCCCTATGGCTACTCCACCGGAGATAATCTTTTTGCCTGTCCTGAATGCGGACATGAATGGGACCCCGAAGCCTTAGCGCGTGAAAATGAACTTACCGTGATTGACTCCAATGGTCAGCAATTACAGGATGGTGATGATGTGGTGGTAATTAAGAACCTCCCGGTTAAAGGATCTCCAAAACCAATTAAGGCCGGTACTAAAGTGAAAAACATTCGTTTGGTGGAAGGCGATCATAATATTGATTGCAAGATCACCGGCTTCGGAGCAATGGCCCTGAAATCTGAATTTGTGAAAAAAGCCTAA
- a CDS encoding class I SAM-dependent methyltransferase — translation MSDDYIDINRQAWNQKLESHLESEFYNLKDFMAGASSLNEIELGLLGDLNAKSLLHLQCHFGQDTLSLARMGAKTTGVDLSDAAIATAHNLNKELGLNSRFIACDLYSLEEHLDEQFDRVFSSYGTIGWLPDVDRWAQIVARYLKAGGEFIFAEFHPVLWMYDSQFQKIEYPYFNRERIEEIESGTYADKEANIEYKTISWNHNLAEVISALIKAGLKLEIFQEFDYSPYACFANLVEVEKGKYQIKGLEGKMPMVYALKMSKASK, via the coding sequence ATGTCAGACGATTACATTGATATCAACCGCCAAGCCTGGAATCAAAAACTGGAAAGTCACCTGGAGTCTGAATTCTACAATCTTAAAGACTTCATGGCCGGTGCTAGTTCCTTAAATGAAATCGAGCTAGGCCTTTTGGGTGATCTTAATGCTAAGAGTCTGCTTCACTTGCAATGCCATTTTGGACAGGATACCCTTAGTTTAGCTCGAATGGGCGCTAAAACTACGGGCGTAGATCTCTCGGATGCCGCCATTGCAACCGCACATAATTTAAATAAAGAACTGGGTTTAAACAGTCGATTTATTGCCTGTGACCTGTACAGTCTGGAGGAGCATTTAGACGAACAATTCGATCGGGTATTTAGCTCCTATGGAACTATCGGCTGGTTGCCGGATGTTGATCGCTGGGCCCAAATTGTGGCCAGATATCTTAAAGCCGGGGGAGAATTCATATTTGCAGAATTCCATCCGGTGTTATGGATGTACGACAGTCAGTTTCAAAAAATTGAATATCCCTATTTCAATCGGGAACGCATCGAAGAGATCGAAAGCGGCACCTATGCCGATAAGGAAGCCAATATCGAGTACAAAACAATAAGTTGGAACCATAATTTGGCCGAGGTAATTAGCGCCCTCATTAAAGCCGGATTAAAGCTGGAAATCTTTCAGGAATTCGATTATTCGCCTTATGCCTGCTTTGCCAATTTGGTGGAAGTGGAAAAGGGCAAATACCAGATCAAAGGATTGGAAGGGAAAATGCCCATGGTTTATGCACTCAAAATGAGCAAGGCCTCAAAATAA
- a CDS encoding helix-turn-helix domain-containing protein, protein MTKSQTLQMLFVDRLQELIPPGQSLAPVLAEALDISMDSAYRRINGKTTFSLEEALVLARQYNLSLDGLTDPTQQNAHFSFQDLQPSFSSFSEYLDLLLNNLNRLAAAPDARLYYSCLDIPIFFNLGSPQIAAFKMFYWMHSILEVEELQTKIFEPELIPDYFLEKGKLIYDTYCKIPSIELWTTNTLNSTLRQIEYYNNAGHIRSPEVNEALFADLQIMLDRLNTMAEKGTKVIDRVPTDKEKDNYKLYESDIELTGNGALAMVGEHRLSFIGHLTFHTLTSDHPALNQKTLLWYERLVRKANLISSVSAKYRYQFISHLQADLEATKARILG, encoded by the coding sequence ATGACAAAATCTCAAACCTTACAGATGCTTTTCGTTGACCGCCTGCAGGAGCTTATTCCCCCCGGTCAATCTTTGGCTCCGGTGCTTGCCGAAGCTCTGGACATCAGTATGGACTCTGCTTATCGTCGAATTAATGGTAAAACCACCTTTAGCTTAGAAGAAGCCTTGGTACTGGCCCGTCAGTATAATTTAAGTCTCGATGGTCTTACCGACCCCACCCAGCAGAATGCCCATTTCAGCTTTCAGGATTTACAGCCCAGCTTCAGCAGTTTTTCCGAGTATTTGGATTTGCTCCTCAATAATTTGAATCGTTTAGCAGCGGCTCCCGATGCCCGGCTCTACTATTCCTGTTTGGACATTCCCATCTTTTTCAATTTGGGTTCTCCGCAAATTGCCGCCTTTAAAATGTTCTATTGGATGCATTCCATTTTAGAGGTGGAAGAGCTGCAAACCAAAATCTTCGAACCGGAGCTTATCCCGGATTACTTTCTGGAAAAAGGAAAACTGATTTACGATACCTATTGTAAAATCCCGTCCATAGAACTGTGGACCACCAATACCCTAAACAGCACCTTAAGGCAGATTGAGTATTATAATAATGCCGGGCATATTCGTTCCCCCGAAGTAAATGAAGCCCTTTTTGCGGATTTGCAAATTATGCTAGACCGACTCAATACTATGGCCGAAAAAGGAACCAAGGTTATTGATCGCGTTCCCACGGATAAGGAGAAAGACAATTACAAGCTCTACGAAAGTGATATCGAATTAACCGGTAATGGTGCCTTAGCGATGGTAGGTGAGCACCGCCTCAGCTTTATCGGCCACCTTACTTTCCACACCCTAACCTCCGATCATCCGGCCTTGAATCAAAAAACCCTGCTTTGGTACGAGCGTCTGGTGCGCAAAGCCAACCTGATTAGCAGTGTATCGGCTAAATATCGCTATCAGTTTATCAGCCATCTTCAGGCCGACCTGGAAGCTACTAAAGCACGCATACTCGGATAA
- a CDS encoding helix-turn-helix transcriptional regulator — translation MERLPRLIALLTMLQSRKVLTAAQMAERFEVSVRTIYRDLRVLEEAGIPIGAEAGEGYFLADGYRLPPLQVSEMEAFAILIANTLLQRHGDQSVKEAFSSLSDKVSNLLPTDQKERLGQLDLKMGTSLPSRNKKEAQLLKIQKAIVEYQILHLKYLDSAGKWSERDVEPLGLYFTVESWVMVAHCRLRQEEREFRVDRIQEILDKDEHFALRPFALQGYFQKKQESHL, via the coding sequence ATGGAACGTTTGCCACGCCTTATTGCCTTGCTCACCATGCTGCAAAGTCGGAAAGTGCTTACCGCCGCTCAAATGGCCGAGCGCTTTGAGGTAAGTGTCCGCACCATATACCGCGACCTTCGCGTGCTGGAAGAAGCGGGCATCCCCATTGGGGCCGAGGCCGGTGAAGGCTATTTCTTAGCCGATGGTTATCGTTTGCCCCCCTTACAAGTGAGTGAAATGGAGGCCTTCGCGATTTTAATTGCCAATACGCTTTTGCAAAGGCATGGCGACCAAAGCGTAAAAGAAGCTTTTAGCAGCCTGAGCGATAAAGTGAGTAATCTGTTGCCTACGGATCAAAAAGAAAGGCTGGGTCAATTGGACTTAAAAATGGGTACTTCCTTACCCTCCCGCAATAAGAAAGAAGCTCAATTACTCAAAATTCAAAAGGCCATAGTAGAATATCAAATCCTGCATTTGAAGTATCTCGACTCTGCAGGAAAATGGAGCGAGCGGGATGTAGAACCCCTGGGCCTATATTTCACCGTCGAAAGCTGGGTAATGGTTGCCCATTGCCGATTGCGCCAGGAAGAACGGGAATTTCGCGTTGATCGAATTCAAGAGATTTTGGATAAAGACGAGCACTTTGCCTTACGACCCTTCGCTTTACAAGGCTATTTTCAAAAAAAGCAGGAATCCCATTTATAG